In Kitasatospora sp. NBC_00240, the following are encoded in one genomic region:
- a CDS encoding NAD(P)H-binding protein, whose protein sequence is MKIVILAATGGIGRELLDQAFAAGHEVIAVVRDPDRLSRPVRAVRADLSAADPGVLESAVAGADAVLSGLGARSSAEAGVAWRGTRAISSAMTATGVRRIVVVSAAPIGTVASPGRPNPPRRDPGDGFLMSRLGTPIVRAALRKHYADLARMEDVLRAGALDWTVVRPPRLTDKPLTADYRTAFDRNIRGGAFASRADVAHLMLRVLGEPESVGHTVGIAN, encoded by the coding sequence ATGAAGATCGTCATCCTCGCGGCCACCGGCGGCATCGGCCGCGAACTCCTCGACCAGGCCTTCGCCGCAGGCCACGAGGTCATCGCGGTGGTCCGCGATCCCGACCGGCTGTCCCGGCCGGTGCGGGCCGTGCGGGCCGACCTGTCGGCCGCCGATCCAGGTGTGCTGGAGAGCGCGGTGGCCGGGGCGGACGCCGTCCTCTCCGGCCTCGGCGCTCGGTCGAGCGCCGAGGCCGGGGTGGCCTGGCGCGGCACCCGGGCGATCAGCTCGGCGATGACGGCGACCGGCGTTCGCCGGATCGTCGTGGTCAGCGCCGCACCGATCGGCACCGTGGCCTCGCCGGGCCGTCCGAACCCGCCGCGCCGCGACCCGGGGGACGGGTTCCTGATGAGCCGACTCGGCACCCCGATCGTCCGGGCGGCGCTGCGCAAGCACTACGCCGATCTGGCCCGGATGGAGGACGTGCTGCGTGCCGGCGCCCTGGACTGGACGGTGGTGCGCCCGCCCCGGTTGACCGACAAGCCGCTGACCGCCGACTACCGGACGGCCTTCGACCGGAACATCCGCGGCGGGGCCTTCGCCTCCCGGGCCGACGTCGCCCATCTGATGCTGCGCGTCCTCGGCGAGCCGGAGAGCGTCGGGCACACCGTCGGCATCGCCAACTGA
- a CDS encoding glycosyl hydrolase family 18 protein translates to MLDRAMPERASAHRAHPSRRAGALALAAVLTTGGAALATTFGSASAATVNLLANPGLETGTLSGWSCSNGSVVTTPVHSGSYALNGGASASDTGQCQQTVAVQPNTAYTLSAWVQGSYVYLGATGTGVNSTVWAPSSAAWSQLSTTFTTGASTTSVTVFTHGWYGQGAYKADDLSLAGPGGSTASPSASASASASAGPSASASPSSSASPSTTASPTATTTGTATATATTTSGPTGDGKVTTPTGVTVGKVTHNAIVLSWNASTDNSQNGDTPAYKVWANGQVVATSMGTQVAITSLLPNTSYTYTVQGYDASGHASGQSAPVSTTTAAAPAAKPVKSAYFDQWGIYENAYFPKNVASSGAAGKLDVITYAFGNVHPTSHTCFEAVKASDAAHEDNPDAGDGAGDAYADYQATFAAADSVDGTADSWEQPIKGNFNQLRQLKAKYPDLRLTMSLGGWTYSKYFSDAAATDASRKAFVSSCVDMFLKGNLPKNIAGDASGGVASAAGLFDGIDIDWEYPGSPGGHTGNHYSAADKANFTLLLKEFRTQLDAYGATVGKKFLLTAALPSGQDKIGWIETDKIGAYLDYADIMTYDMHGAWDATGPTNHQDPLHDSPADPTTPITPGTRKYNVDTTLTAYTAGLPEYGITGGFPAAKIVLGIPFYWRGWTGVPAGANFGLYQSATGPTAAKPLSAESGLAAWKELTPTAANTHWDATTESSWIYDGTNFWTGDTPQAIQARAAYARNKGLGGMFAFALENDDASGTLLNAIASGLGQ, encoded by the coding sequence ATGCTCGACCGAGCCATGCCCGAACGCGCGTCCGCGCACCGGGCCCACCCGAGTCGCAGAGCCGGAGCACTGGCCCTGGCGGCCGTGCTCACCACCGGAGGCGCGGCCCTCGCCACGACCTTCGGCTCCGCCTCGGCCGCCACCGTGAACCTGCTGGCCAACCCGGGGCTGGAGACCGGCACCCTCAGCGGCTGGAGCTGCTCCAACGGGTCCGTGGTCACCACCCCCGTGCACAGCGGCTCGTACGCGCTGAACGGCGGCGCCTCGGCGTCCGACACCGGGCAGTGCCAGCAGACGGTGGCCGTCCAGCCGAACACCGCGTACACCCTGTCGGCCTGGGTCCAGGGCAGCTACGTCTACCTCGGCGCGACCGGTACGGGTGTCAACTCCACCGTCTGGGCGCCCTCGTCCGCCGCCTGGAGCCAGCTCTCCACCACCTTCACCACCGGGGCGAGCACCACCTCGGTGACCGTCTTCACGCACGGCTGGTACGGCCAGGGCGCCTACAAGGCGGACGATCTGAGCCTCGCCGGCCCGGGCGGCTCGACCGCGAGCCCGAGCGCCTCGGCCAGCGCGAGCGCGTCCGCCGGTCCGTCCGCCAGCGCCTCCCCGTCGAGCAGCGCGAGCCCGTCGACCACTGCCAGCCCGACCGCCACCACCACCGGCACGGCGACGGCCACCGCGACCACCACCAGCGGGCCGACCGGTGACGGCAAGGTGACCACTCCGACCGGGGTGACCGTCGGCAAGGTGACCCACAACGCGATCGTGCTCAGCTGGAACGCGTCCACCGACAACTCGCAGAACGGCGACACCCCGGCGTACAAGGTCTGGGCCAACGGCCAGGTCGTGGCGACCTCGATGGGCACCCAGGTGGCGATCACCTCGCTGCTGCCCAACACCTCCTACACGTACACCGTGCAGGGGTACGACGCGAGCGGGCACGCCTCCGGCCAGTCCGCGCCGGTCTCCACCACCACGGCGGCCGCCCCCGCCGCGAAGCCGGTCAAGTCGGCCTACTTCGACCAGTGGGGCATCTACGAGAACGCCTACTTCCCGAAGAACGTCGCCAGCAGCGGCGCGGCGGGCAAACTCGACGTCATCACCTACGCGTTCGGCAACGTCCACCCCACCTCGCACACCTGCTTCGAGGCGGTCAAGGCCTCCGACGCGGCGCACGAGGACAACCCCGACGCCGGTGACGGCGCCGGCGACGCGTACGCCGACTACCAGGCCACCTTCGCCGCGGCCGACAGCGTGGACGGCACCGCCGACAGCTGGGAGCAGCCCATCAAGGGCAACTTCAACCAGCTCCGCCAGCTCAAGGCGAAGTACCCCGACCTGCGGCTGACCATGTCGCTGGGCGGCTGGACCTACTCGAAGTACTTCTCGGACGCGGCCGCCACGGACGCCTCCCGCAAGGCCTTCGTCTCCTCCTGCGTCGACATGTTCCTCAAGGGCAACCTGCCGAAGAACATCGCCGGGGACGCCTCCGGCGGCGTCGCCTCGGCGGCCGGCCTCTTCGACGGCATCGACATCGACTGGGAGTACCCCGGCTCGCCCGGCGGCCACACCGGCAACCACTACTCGGCCGCCGACAAGGCCAACTTCACCCTGCTGCTGAAGGAGTTCCGCACCCAGCTGGACGCCTACGGCGCCACCGTGGGCAAGAAGTTCCTGCTCACCGCGGCCCTGCCGAGCGGTCAGGACAAGATCGGCTGGATCGAGACCGACAAGATCGGCGCCTACCTCGACTACGCCGACATCATGACGTACGACATGCACGGCGCCTGGGACGCCACCGGCCCCACCAACCACCAGGACCCGCTGCACGACAGCCCCGCCGACCCGACCACACCGATCACCCCGGGCACCCGCAAGTACAACGTGGACACCACGCTCACCGCGTACACCGCCGGCCTGCCCGAGTACGGCATCACGGGCGGCTTCCCGGCGGCCAAGATCGTGCTGGGCATCCCGTTCTACTGGCGCGGCTGGACGGGCGTGCCGGCCGGCGCCAACTTCGGCCTCTACCAGAGCGCGACCGGCCCGACGGCGGCCAAGCCGCTGAGCGCGGAGTCCGGTCTCGCCGCCTGGAAGGAGCTCACCCCGACGGCGGCCAACACCCACTGGGACGCCACCACGGAGAGCTCGTGGATCTACGACGGCACCAACTTCTGGACGGGTGACACCCCGCAGGCGATCCAGGCCCGCGCGGCCTACGCCAGGAACAAGGGCCTGGGCGGCATGTTCGCCTTCGCCCTGGAGAACGACGACGCGTCCGGCACGCTGCTGAACGCGATCGCGAGCGGCCTCGGCCAGTAG
- a CDS encoding aldo/keto reductase: protein MRSSTLGAGGPEVGVVGLGCMGMTWAYDPSGRDDATSTGVIRAALDLGVTLIDTADVYGPYSNEELVGAALGGGYRERAVLATKVGLVVSDGERPVVNNGRPDHIRRSIDESLRRLGTDHVDLYQLHRVDPEVPIEESWGALAEVVAAGKARQIGLSEVSVEQIERARAVHPVASVQSELSLWTRDALAEVLPYTEAHGIAFLPFSPLGRGFLAGRFSSSDDLPADDFRRALPRFQREALAANQAIVAGVGRIADRRGATPAQVALAWVLAQGRLVLPIPGTKTPKYLADNAASADLLLTAGDLAELDGLPAPTGTRY from the coding sequence ATGCGTAGCAGCACACTCGGGGCCGGCGGTCCCGAGGTCGGCGTGGTGGGTCTCGGCTGCATGGGCATGACCTGGGCCTACGACCCCAGCGGGCGCGACGATGCCACCTCCACCGGGGTGATCCGCGCCGCCCTCGATCTCGGGGTCACCCTGATCGACACGGCCGACGTCTACGGGCCTTACAGCAACGAGGAGCTGGTCGGCGCCGCGCTGGGCGGCGGGTACCGCGAGCGGGCCGTGCTGGCCACCAAGGTGGGCCTGGTGGTGAGCGACGGCGAGCGGCCGGTGGTCAACAACGGCCGCCCCGACCACATCCGCCGTTCGATCGACGAGAGCCTGCGCCGGCTGGGCACCGACCACGTCGACCTCTACCAGCTGCACCGGGTGGACCCGGAGGTGCCGATCGAGGAGAGCTGGGGCGCCCTGGCGGAGGTCGTGGCGGCCGGCAAGGCCCGACAGATCGGCCTGTCCGAGGTGAGCGTCGAGCAGATCGAGCGGGCGCGGGCCGTCCACCCGGTCGCCTCCGTGCAGTCCGAACTCTCGCTCTGGACACGGGACGCGCTCGCCGAGGTACTGCCCTACACCGAGGCGCACGGCATCGCGTTCCTGCCCTTCTCACCGCTCGGCCGGGGGTTCCTGGCGGGCCGCTTCAGCTCCTCGGACGACCTGCCGGCCGACGACTTCCGCCGGGCGCTGCCGCGCTTCCAGCGGGAGGCGCTGGCGGCCAACCAGGCGATCGTGGCGGGGGTCGGGAGGATCGCCGACCGGCGCGGCGCCACGCCGGCCCAGGTCGCGCTCGCCTGGGTGCTGGCCCAGGGCCGGCTGGTGCTGCCGATCCCGGGCACCAAGACGCCCAAGTACCTGGCGGACAACGCGGCTTCGGCCGATCTGCTGCTCACCGCCGGGGACCTCGCCGAACTGGACGGGCTGCCCGCACCCACCGGCACGCGGTACTGA
- a CDS encoding methyltransferase domain-containing protein: protein MAGIAYDRQTAEDYRIAREVPRAGLDAWRAAIADEAALAPGGTVLDVGAGTGAFAAAFHDWFGVRVLAVDPAEAMRAMIPRTDGITVLDGRADALPVPDGCADAAWLGSVVHHLPDLAAAAAELRRALKPGAPVLIRNIFPGRADRDLRVRFFPETERLIEGYPTVEQVCAAFATAGFTRTALRAVPQESAADLDAFTARIRRDADSKLRGLTDEEFERGMARLRATAAAAPGHPATSWMDLLVLS from the coding sequence ATGGCCGGGATCGCCTACGACAGACAGACCGCCGAGGACTACCGGATCGCCCGCGAGGTCCCCCGGGCCGGGCTGGACGCCTGGCGCGCGGCGATCGCCGACGAGGCCGCCCTCGCCCCCGGCGGCACGGTGCTGGACGTCGGAGCCGGGACGGGCGCCTTCGCCGCCGCCTTCCACGACTGGTTCGGCGTCCGGGTGCTCGCCGTCGACCCGGCCGAGGCCATGCGCGCGATGATCCCCCGGACCGACGGCATCACCGTCCTCGACGGCCGCGCCGACGCCCTCCCGGTGCCGGACGGCTGCGCGGACGCCGCCTGGCTGGGCTCCGTCGTTCACCACCTGCCCGACCTGGCGGCCGCCGCCGCGGAGCTGCGGCGGGCCCTGAAGCCCGGGGCCCCGGTGCTGATCCGCAACATCTTCCCCGGCCGCGCCGACCGGGACCTGCGGGTGCGGTTCTTCCCCGAGACCGAGCGGCTGATCGAGGGGTACCCGACCGTCGAGCAGGTCTGCGCGGCCTTCGCCACCGCCGGGTTCACCCGGACCGCCCTGCGCGCCGTCCCCCAGGAGAGCGCCGCCGACCTGGACGCCTTCACCGCCCGGATCCGCCGGGACGCCGACTCCAAGCTGCGCGGCCTCACCGACGAGGAGTTCGAGCGCGGCATGGCCCGACTGCGGGCCACCGCCGCGGCAGCGCCGGGGCACCCCGCCACCAGCTGGATGGACCTGCTCGTACTGTCCTGA
- a CDS encoding GNAT family N-acetyltransferase, translating into MSRTPQTVVQTLVQTTTARPPELLTVADGYSLHRRTDAHAPALNALVRANLDHLHPWMPWADHAPAPEATLAMVRAGDTAWQAGTDFLYVLTPDTEPTAVVGAFGLHGRIGPGVLEIGYWTDAGHGGRGLATAAARALTAAALALPGITRAEIHCDEANTRSAAVPRRLGYRLDRTDAAPVTAPGETGRKMIWIQARATS; encoded by the coding sequence ATGAGCCGAACGCCCCAGACAGTGGTCCAGACCTTGGTTCAGACCACTACCGCCCGACCGCCCGAGCTGCTGACCGTCGCCGACGGATACTCCCTGCACCGTCGCACGGACGCCCACGCACCGGCGCTCAACGCGCTGGTGCGGGCCAACCTCGACCACCTGCACCCGTGGATGCCCTGGGCCGACCACGCCCCCGCCCCGGAGGCCACCCTGGCGATGGTCCGGGCCGGCGACACCGCCTGGCAGGCCGGCACCGACTTCCTGTACGTGCTCACCCCCGACACCGAGCCCACCGCCGTGGTGGGCGCGTTCGGCCTGCACGGCCGGATCGGTCCGGGCGTCCTGGAGATCGGCTACTGGACGGACGCCGGACACGGCGGCCGGGGCCTGGCCACCGCCGCCGCCCGGGCCCTGACCGCTGCCGCGCTCGCCCTGCCCGGCATCACCCGCGCGGAGATCCACTGCGACGAGGCCAACACCCGCAGCGCCGCCGTCCCGCGCAGACTCGGCTACCGGCTGGACCGGACCGACGCCGCCCCGGTCACCGCGCCCGGCGAGACCGGCCGCAAGATGATCTGGATCCAGGCCCGCGCCACGTCCTGA
- a CDS encoding nitroreductase family protein: MVDIDAAGTSYPSVPHRPMTVPAHEAEARSRSFHDVMARRRTVRDYSTRPIPDGVLEWAVRTASTAPSGAHVQPWRFVVITDPERKRRLREAAEAEEREFYTHRASAEWLAALAPIGTDWQKPFLEDAPAVIVVFEVHKGPRSPRPYYTKESVGISVGLLLACLHQAGLATLTHTPSPMKFLGEVCERPAEERAAYVIPVGYPAAGARVPDLHRKELDEILVRL; the protein is encoded by the coding sequence ATGGTTGACATCGATGCGGCCGGGACGTCCTACCCGAGCGTCCCGCACCGCCCCATGACCGTGCCCGCCCACGAGGCCGAGGCACGCAGCAGGTCCTTCCACGACGTGATGGCCCGGCGCCGGACCGTCCGCGACTACTCGACCCGGCCGATCCCGGACGGCGTGCTGGAGTGGGCGGTCCGGACGGCGTCCACCGCGCCCAGCGGCGCGCACGTCCAGCCGTGGCGGTTCGTGGTGATCACCGATCCGGAGCGCAAGCGGCGGCTGCGGGAGGCCGCCGAGGCGGAGGAGCGCGAGTTCTACACCCACCGGGCCTCGGCCGAGTGGCTGGCCGCGCTGGCGCCGATCGGCACCGACTGGCAGAAGCCGTTCCTGGAGGACGCCCCCGCCGTGATCGTGGTCTTCGAGGTGCACAAGGGGCCGCGGAGCCCGCGCCCGTACTACACCAAGGAGTCGGTGGGCATCTCGGTCGGCCTGCTGCTGGCCTGCCTGCACCAGGCCGGGCTGGCGACCCTGACCCACACCCCGAGCCCGATGAAGTTCCTGGGCGAGGTCTGCGAGCGCCCCGCCGAGGAGCGGGCCGCGTACGTGATCCCGGTCGGCTACCCGGCGGCGGGGGCGCGCGTCCCGGACCTGCACCGCAAGGAGCTGGACGAGATCCTGGTCCGCCTCTGA
- a CDS encoding ABC-F family ATP-binding cassette domain-containing protein has protein sequence MSATLVVKDLSAGHGDRTLFSGLDLVVAPGDVIGLVGANGAGKSTLLRLMAGLDTPEGGSLRLSPPSANVGHLPQEPERRAGESVRDFLARRTGVAAAQAALDAATEGLVEGRAGADDAYAVSLDRWLDLGGADLEERAEEVADSLGLKVGLDLPMTALSGGQAARAGLASLLLSRYDLFLLDEPTNDLDLDGLDRLEAFVKGLRAGTVVISHDREFLARTVTRVLELDLAQQQVNLYGGGYDAYLEERAVARRHAREDYEEYADTKAGLESRARMQRGWMENGVRNARRKSSDNDKIGRNMRSESTEKQAAKARQTQRMIERLDVVEEPRKEWELRMEIAAAPRSGSVVATLRGATVKRGDFGFGPVDLQIDWADRVAITGANGAGKSTLLAALLGRLELDGGSASLGSGVVVGEVDQARGLFLGGEPLSAAFEAAVPELTPEEVRTLLAKFGLKAFHVTRPAATLSPGERTRAALALLQARGVNLLVLDEPTNHLDLPAIEQLESALSSYTGTLLLVTHDRRMLEAVTVNRRLEVSGGLVHES, from the coding sequence ATGAGCGCCACTCTCGTAGTCAAAGACCTCAGCGCCGGCCACGGCGACCGCACCCTCTTCTCCGGCCTGGACCTGGTCGTCGCCCCGGGCGACGTGATCGGGCTGGTCGGGGCCAACGGCGCCGGCAAGTCGACGTTGCTGCGGTTGATGGCCGGGCTGGACACGCCGGAGGGCGGCTCGCTCAGGCTCAGCCCGCCGTCCGCCAACGTCGGGCACCTCCCGCAGGAGCCGGAGCGGCGCGCGGGCGAGTCGGTCCGGGACTTCCTGGCCCGCCGGACGGGCGTGGCGGCCGCGCAGGCGGCGCTGGACGCGGCGACCGAGGGCCTGGTGGAGGGGCGTGCCGGGGCCGACGACGCGTACGCGGTGAGCCTGGACCGCTGGCTGGACCTCGGCGGCGCGGACCTGGAGGAGCGGGCCGAGGAGGTCGCCGACTCGCTCGGGCTGAAGGTCGGCCTGGACCTGCCGATGACGGCACTCTCCGGCGGCCAGGCCGCCCGCGCCGGACTGGCCTCGCTGCTGCTCTCCCGCTACGACCTGTTCCTGCTCGACGAGCCCACCAACGACCTGGACCTGGACGGCCTGGACCGGCTGGAGGCCTTCGTCAAGGGCCTGCGCGCGGGCACCGTGGTGATCAGCCACGACCGTGAGTTCCTGGCCCGCACCGTCACCCGGGTGCTGGAGCTGGACCTCGCCCAGCAGCAGGTCAACCTCTACGGCGGCGGCTACGACGCCTACCTGGAGGAGCGGGCGGTGGCCCGCCGGCACGCCCGCGAGGACTACGAGGAGTACGCCGACACCAAGGCCGGCCTGGAGTCGCGGGCCCGGATGCAGCGCGGCTGGATGGAGAACGGCGTGCGCAACGCGCGCCGCAAGTCCAGCGACAACGACAAGATCGGCCGCAACATGCGGTCGGAGTCCACCGAGAAGCAGGCCGCCAAGGCTCGGCAGACCCAGCGGATGATCGAGCGGCTGGACGTGGTGGAGGAGCCCCGGAAGGAGTGGGAGCTGCGGATGGAGATCGCCGCCGCGCCGCGCTCCGGTTCGGTGGTCGCCACCCTGCGCGGGGCCACCGTGAAGCGCGGCGACTTCGGCTTCGGCCCGGTGGACCTGCAGATCGACTGGGCCGACCGGGTCGCCATCACCGGCGCGAACGGCGCCGGCAAGTCGACCCTGCTGGCCGCCCTGCTCGGCCGGCTCGAACTGGACGGCGGCAGCGCCTCGCTGGGCTCCGGCGTGGTGGTCGGCGAGGTCGACCAGGCGCGCGGGCTGTTCCTCGGCGGCGAGCCGCTCTCGGCGGCCTTCGAGGCCGCGGTGCCGGAGCTCACCCCGGAGGAGGTCCGCACCCTGCTCGCCAAGTTCGGGCTGAAGGCGTTCCATGTGACCCGCCCGGCGGCGACCCTCTCCCCCGGCGAGCGGACCAGGGCCGCACTGGCCCTGCTGCAGGCCCGGGGCGTGAACCTGCTGGTGCTGGACGAGCCGACCAACCACCTGGACCTGCCCGCGATCGAGCAGCTGGAGTCGGCCCTCTCCTCCTACACCGGGACGCTGCTGCTGGTCACCCACGACCGGCGGATGCTGGAGGCGGTGACCGTCAACCGGCGGCTCGAAGTCAGCGGTGGTCTGGTCCACGAGAGCTGA
- a CDS encoding ATP-binding cassette domain-containing protein — protein MAQPTTTSVLCTGLGFEWPDGATAFDGFQLAVGPGRTGLIGLNGAGKSTLLRLIAGELAPSAGSVRVNGELGYLPQGLTLDTTLRVDEALGIRAAREALHAIESGDTDERHYDAVGQDWDVEERARATLDRLGLDRLGLDRTTGELSGGEAVLLRLAALLLRRPDVLLLDEPTNNLDLAARRRLYETVASWGGVMVVVSHDRELLQHVDQIADLRDGAVTWYGGNLAEYERTVAAQQETAERLLRTAEADVQRQKRDLAEARIRLDRSASYGKKRAVTRNDPKIFAGTFKSRAQETAGRLQGMHTDRLDEARQRLTAAEEAVRDDAEIRVDLPRTSVPAGRTVLSLAKVRLPYGVTADLELRGAERIALVGRNGSGKTTLLRTIAGELAPLEGEITTPVPLRHLPQRLDLLDDSLSVADNVKAFAPAAGDNAIRARLARFLFRGGRAEQLAGTLSGGERFRATLAALLLADPAPQLLLLDEPTNNLDLASVRQLTQALAAYRGALVVASHDLPFLREIGVTRWLELDGALRPTGPR, from the coding sequence ATGGCTCAACCGACCACCACCTCCGTCCTCTGCACCGGCCTCGGCTTCGAATGGCCCGACGGCGCCACCGCGTTCGACGGCTTCCAGCTCGCCGTCGGCCCCGGCCGGACCGGCCTGATCGGCCTCAACGGGGCAGGCAAGTCCACCCTGCTGCGGCTGATCGCCGGCGAGCTCGCCCCGAGCGCCGGCAGCGTCCGCGTCAACGGTGAACTCGGCTACCTCCCACAGGGGTTGACCCTGGACACCACTCTCAGGGTGGACGAGGCACTCGGCATCCGGGCCGCCCGCGAGGCGCTGCACGCCATCGAGTCCGGCGACACCGACGAGCGGCACTACGACGCCGTCGGCCAGGACTGGGACGTCGAGGAGCGCGCCCGCGCCACCCTGGACCGGCTCGGCCTGGACCGGCTCGGTCTGGACCGCACCACCGGTGAACTCTCCGGCGGCGAGGCGGTGCTGCTGCGGCTGGCCGCCCTGCTGCTGCGCCGCCCCGACGTGCTGCTGCTGGACGAGCCCACCAACAATCTCGACCTGGCAGCCCGCCGTCGCCTGTACGAGACGGTCGCGAGCTGGGGCGGGGTGATGGTGGTCGTCAGCCACGACCGCGAACTCCTCCAGCACGTCGACCAGATCGCCGACCTGCGGGACGGCGCGGTCACCTGGTACGGCGGCAACCTCGCCGAGTACGAGCGGACGGTCGCCGCCCAGCAGGAGACCGCCGAGCGGCTGCTCCGGACGGCCGAGGCCGACGTCCAGCGGCAGAAGCGGGACCTGGCCGAGGCCAGGATCCGACTGGACCGCAGTGCCAGCTATGGCAAGAAGCGCGCGGTCACCCGCAACGACCCGAAGATCTTCGCCGGCACCTTCAAGAGCCGGGCCCAGGAGACCGCCGGCCGCCTCCAGGGCATGCACACCGACCGCCTGGACGAGGCCCGGCAGCGGCTCACCGCCGCCGAGGAGGCGGTCCGCGACGACGCCGAGATCCGGGTCGACCTGCCACGCACCTCGGTGCCGGCCGGCCGGACGGTGCTCAGCCTCGCCAAGGTCCGGCTGCCGTACGGCGTGACGGCCGACCTGGAGCTGCGCGGCGCCGAGCGGATCGCCCTGGTCGGGCGCAACGGCTCCGGCAAGACCACCCTTCTGCGCACGATCGCGGGCGAACTCGCCCCGCTGGAAGGAGAGATCACCACCCCCGTACCGCTGCGCCACCTCCCGCAGCGGCTCGATCTGCTGGACGACTCGCTGAGCGTCGCCGACAACGTCAAGGCCTTCGCCCCGGCGGCCGGCGACAACGCGATCAGGGCCCGGCTGGCCCGGTTCCTGTTCCGCGGCGGGCGCGCCGAGCAGCTCGCGGGCACCCTGTCCGGCGGAGAGCGGTTCCGGGCGACCCTGGCCGCCCTGCTGCTCGCCGACCCGGCCCCGCAACTGCTGCTGCTGGACGAGCCGACCAACAACCTGGACCTCGCCAGCGTCCGCCAGCTCACCCAGGCGCTGGCCGCCTACCGGGGCGCGCTGGTCGTGGCGAGCCACGACCTGCCCTTCCTGCGGGAGATCGGTGTCACCCGCTGGCTGGAACTGGACGGTGCGCTGCGGCCGACCGGTCCGAGGTGA
- a CDS encoding toxin Doc → MILHVDIRWLLDVQEQASPEDLSVRDYSALQAAVARHRVNTAQLGHTADPAWCAATLMHTIVLLRPLPVRNNLYACMATAAYMHAAAEGIDPPYGALVELARDVAAGTADVFAAAGRIRAWRI, encoded by the coding sequence ATGATCCTGCACGTCGACATCCGCTGGCTGCTCGACGTCCAGGAGCAGGCCTCGCCCGAGGATCTCAGCGTGCGCGACTACTCGGCGCTGCAGGCGGCGGTGGCCCGGCACCGGGTCAACACCGCGCAGCTCGGGCACACCGCGGACCCGGCCTGGTGCGCGGCGACGCTGATGCACACCATCGTGCTGCTGCGGCCGCTGCCGGTGCGCAACAACCTGTACGCCTGCATGGCGACGGCCGCGTACATGCACGCGGCCGCGGAGGGCATCGACCCGCCGTACGGCGCCCTGGTGGAGCTGGCCCGGGACGTGGCGGCGGGTACGGCCGACGTGTTCGCGGCGGCCGGCCGGATCCGCGCCTGGCGGATCTGA